CGATCAGCTAGAAGAAGTGTTGTACCAGCGCTGCCAAACCTTATTGAAACAGCCAGAATTAATTGGAGGGTTAACCGATTTTTACGGGTGGAGTGAACTCACTGCTATATCACAACTTATTCAACGGACTTGATATGAAATCCTTCAAATTCTTGTTCTTCTTGACTTACGGGAATCTTAAGTTGACGTAAAGCAAAAGTATAACCATCTAAAAAGGTCTGAAATTGACTAAGAGCTGCTTTCCCCAAATATAAACCAGAAATTCCCGAATAAATTAAAAATTCCTGAATAGCCTGGGCACAAACTTCGCATTCAAAGAGTTGAAATGAACCAGCGATGGTGGTTATCCTCTGATAAATTTCATCATCAGTTGTACATAATTTTGTCATTATTCTATATAGTACGAGCCAAATGCTCGCACTACTCTAGTGCAATATTTTAATGCGGTCAAGGCACTATGGAATTGGTTGGTAGAAACTCTCAGAGTCGATTGAGAATTTCGGGTAATAAATTTCTGGGAACTTGCGCTAGGGCGCGGTTTTGGGCATCAATGCCTCCCTCATTGTAGATCGATCGCACTGCTTGCAGTAAATAATTGAGTGCCGTATGCGCCATTTGTGGATTATTCTGCCATCTTGTCCACGCTTCGATATGATGTTTGAGGGATAATTCCAGGGGTTCAAGGATATCGGATTTATCCTTAGAACCAACTTGATGGGCACTCATCGCCAATTGATATAAAGCCACACCCAGATTATTATGGGTCGCAATTGGATCGAAAGTGAGGTTAAGGGAACCTTCAGGTTTAGTATTTTCCAGAGCTTCAATCACCTTTTGATAGGCTCCAATACACTCTTTCAAATGCTCCCGTTTCTGTTCAATGGGTGCATCGGATTGATTGGCTAAGTGCCAATAGGTCGTTCCCAGATTATTTTGTGTTGCTGTATAGCCACTAGGATTGGTTTCTAGGGTACGATATTGAAGGGCAAGTTGATACGACCAAATTGCTAATTGTAAATAGTCTTTAGAATTGTGATATCGGGATAAATTCCAATAGGCAGTCCCTAAGTTATTTTGAATCATCCCATAACTGAGGGCATCGCGATCGGGATGATAATATTTTAGGGCTTCTTGATAAGCCGCGATCGCCTGTTTCAAATTTTTAGCCGCCTCTTGATGTTGCGCTAAATTCCAATAAGCAGTTCCCAGATTATTTTGAGTCGAAGCGTAGTGCTGTGAGTCTTGATCCGACACTCGATCGTAAGATTGATCCGCCGGTTTTCTTTGATGGGATAAAGCAGACTGATACGCGGCGATCGCCTTTTCTAACCCTTCTACCGGGTTCTCATGGCGCGATAATTCCCCGTAGGCAATACCGAGGTTATTCTGCAACCGAGTATAACCTTGAGGTTGGGATTTGATCTGAGGATGGGATAGCGCTTGTTCATAGGTTTGAATCGCTTGTTTGAGCGCAGCTAATCCCTCTTCCCGGTTCGTCGTTTTCCGAGATAAAATCCAGTAGAGATTGCCTAAATCATTGAGTAAGTCTAAACGGGCGATCGCATCCTCCTCTAGCTCTTCTAGAGTCTTCCGTTGCGCGGCGATCGCCTCTTGTACCTCTTGAAGAGTGTCCGTTTTGACCACTACAGGACGTTGTGTTTCCCGTACTCCTGTGCCCAATTTCTGCTCTTCTTCCTCTTGCGGAGGCAGTTCGGCTAACTCTTTTACTTGCCCCTTTAACGCCCCTCCCCCCCGTGAATGGGTGGGCAACGGTTCAGCCACAAACTCAAATAACCCCGTATGACAATGCCAAAATCGAGGAACCGACTGTTGAATCGAAAATAACCACGGACGAGGTATCCAGATTAACAGATTCCAATCCCAGGCTAAATCCAGATACCGTTGGGCAATATATTCCAAATTTTGCAAAAAAGACCATTGTTGAGTAGGAGACTTTTGCATCAGACGCTGTACCCCAAAAAATTGGAACCCAGGGGAAAACTCACGGGGAACATGGGGAGAGAGATCTAAAGGTGAAACCTTCATCCAATCATCTTTGCGTCGTCGGGGAGGAGAGTTAGGGCTAAGAGGGAGAGATTTCTGGATTTCTTGATGATTAGCGACATTGTACCAGCGATCGATTTGGTGAACCAAATTCGGATCGTCCGCTTCTAATTCCAGGGTTACCCATCGCGGAATCTCCGAATCTAGCGGAGTTCCATTACATCGACTCTCCATATCCAGTTGATTCACCAAATACTGGCAAAAATTCGGATCATCACAAACTGCTAAAAAGAGCTGGCGGCGCACATTTAAGCTAAGGACTTCTTTTAAGTCGCGGTAGGTTTGCCAATTTTTATCTTGCAGCATCATAGGAATTAGGGAATAGGGAATAGGGAATAGGAAGTAGAATGCTATTACTTCTATCCTCCAAGGAATTAACCCCCAATTCAGGATTTCTCCCCCATCTTCCCTTATTTCCCTATCCCCCCATCCCTACTGCTGTTCTGCCTCTACATTAAAGGAAGGAAACGGTGCCGGTGTGCCTTGATAAATCGGTAAAACGCCGTTCCATTTCTCAATCATTTTCTCTTGCAGTTCAATTTGCCGCAGTTCTAACGTCATTGAAGTAATGCTAGAAGCTTGAATTTTCGCCACTTCCGCATCTCCTCGCGCTTCGATCTCCTTTTGCTTGGCTTCAGCTTCAGCAACCTCTAACTGCGCTTGAGCGGCGATCGCCCGTTGCTCCGCTTGAAATCGAGCCGTAATTTGAGCCTCAATCGATTGATCGAATCGAGGTTTACTCACAAAGCCTACAGATTCAAAATTAACACCCACCGGGCCAAATTTATCCGTTAAGCAAGTTTGTACTTCTTTGAGCAATTTAGATTGCTGACTACCGAGAATTTCTTCCGGTTTATAATTCGTCGCCGATTGATTAAAACAGTTGCGAGTTTCACTGCGGACTAACGTACCCTTAAACTGTTCTGGATCTTTCAGGTATTTGCCATAAAAGTCCTTGATTTGAGTCGTATTGAAGAAATAGGAGAGAGACACATCTGCATTAACTGTTGTTCCGCCAACGCCAAACGTAATACTTTCATCCTTGGGCGAACCTTCATCAACGGAAGCCGTCAAAATATAATACTGGACATGGTCGGGAAAAACAATAATCTCTTCACTATAGCCGTTATACCAAACTTTTCCCGTGCTAATCGTGGCATTTTGTACGCCCCGATTATTACCATACAATTCAACTTTTAAACCCACATAACCGGGAGGAATGCGTTTAACGCTAGTTCCTGGTAATACACCACAGGAAGAGAGGAAAGAGAGCGATGCACCGAGTATTGCTGCCAGAAAACCAGAGGTGATCAGAGGACGAAATTTCATTGATTTTACTCCTAAAGTGTGGATTTTTTATCTAGTAATTCCAAAACTGAAAAAGATTCATAAGGAAAGGCGGCTTTGAGTTCCCGTTGGCGACGTTTTGCGTCGGCAATTTCGCTTTGAATTTGCAGAATAGAAAGGGCAGGGATAAAAACCAAACTGGAACAGTATCCGAATACGCCTAACCAAACTTTAGCTGTACTCGGAGCGCTGACTAAGTTAGCAGAAGTGCCTAATAGCCAAAAACAGAATAGAATTTCAATGCTGCCTAAAATAATCCATTTCTTGATGGTGTTCATGTCATAGGGAATAGGAAATAGGGAATGGGTTCAAAACCCATCGGTTAGGTTCCATTTTGGCAAGTTAGGCTTACACACCCCGTGATTGTGTAGGAAGATTCACAGGCACTATGGTAAAATTGGAGGGCGGTTTATGAAGCGATCCAATGATTTCACCACAGCTAGAAAACCACTGGAATGAATTTGTATCAGGGCTGGAGGACATAGAGTGGACGACGCAACCGAATCAAGTGGCGAAGTTATCCCAAGATTACTTTCATTTTAGCCCCATTTTACAGCCTTTGTTAGGAGAAAAACGAGCAGATGTAGTCGTGCGTCCTATCAATGAAGCGCAAGTTTTAAGAGTGGTTAAGGTTTGTGTAAAGTATAAAATTCCGATTACTGTTCGAGGGGCGGGAACGGGAAATTATGGCCAATGTGTGCCCCTAGAAGGCGGAGTAGTTTTAGATTTAACTCGAATCAATCAGATCCTGGAGATTAAACCAGGATGGGTGAGAGCGGAACCCGGAGCAAAGTTAGCGCAAATTAATAAGTTAGCTGCTGAAATCGGTTGGGAGTTGCGCTTACTTCCTTCAACCTATCGCACGGCAACCCTAGGGGGGTTTATTGCTGGAGGTAGTGGAGGAATTGGCTCTATTTTATACGGATGGTTAGGCGATCGCGGCAATGTCCTAGCCGCCAAAGTGGTTACCCTCGAAGAAGAACCGCAAGTGCTGGAACTGCGTGGGGATGACGTGCAACAGGTTAATCATGCCTATGGAACCAATGGCATTATCATTGAATTAGAACTGCCCTTAGCACCGAGTTATCCCTGGACTGAAGGTATTTTTGTTTTCTCTGATTTCATGGCGGCAGCACGGTTTAGCCAACAATTAGGAGAAGCCGATGGTTTAATTGCTAAGTTAATTAGTCTTCATGCTTGGCCTCTTCCTTCCTATTTTACTGCCCTAAAATCCTATTTACCCGATGGCAAGCACGCGGTTTTGCTCATTTTTGATTACTCTGGTTTAGTGGGTGTACAAGCATTGGCACAAGAGTTTCAAGGAGAAATCACTTATATTTCCTTAACGGCAGAAAAATCCCTGAACTTGGGTGAGTTTACCTGGAATCATACAACCCTTCATGCTCGCACGGCTGACCCAAATTTAACGTATTTGCAAAGTCGCTTTCCCTGCGATCCGAAATTGGAATTAGTGCAACAGTTTTATGAGCAGTATGGTGAAGAAGTGATGATGCATTTAGAAATTGTTCGCTTCCAAGGACGAGTCGCTCCCTGCGGCTTAGAAGTTGTGAAGTTTACAAGCGAGGAACGGTTGCAGGAAATTATGGGCGATCGCGAAAATCATGGGGTTTCCATCTTTAATCCTCATACCTATATTTTAGAGGATGGAGGCAGTCGGACGATTAATCCGCTTCAAGTCAATTTTAAGCAGAAAGTCGATCCTTATGGTTTATTGAATCCCGGAAAAATGCGTGGCTGGTTGGATCAAATCAATTAGAGTGCTTCGCGCTAGCCCCTCTAGCAATAGGCAAGAGCTGGTATGGCTTAGAGTCTAAGGCTTCACCCTGTACTTCATATCAGCATAGCTCACTCGCTAGATTGAGTCTGTTGTTCATTCCCCCTATCTCCGCATCTCCCTATCCCCTCATCACAACGCAAAGCACTGTAAAGGGTAAGATTTTCTATATGGGTTATTTGAAATTTATGGTGACTTCATGAAAGCTTTAAACGGCGCTTCAAAGGCTATAACCTTTATCAGATAAGGCTTTTAGATAATTTTAAGCCCATAGGAGTTGCAATTGTCTTTATATTACCTTCATGAAACCCGGCTAACACCTCGGTGGAAGTTCTGTCATTTTTTCTATAACTGACTATTTTTGTTCTTTATTCTTAGAAAATCTTAGGGAATAGACTCAACAAAATTGAGTGTAAGCCCTGATGTGCTAGCGGTTTTGAGGGTTTATAGTAAACATAAGCTAGAAAAAAAAAAACTAGCTACCACCATTTTCAGAGCATTCAAGGAGCAATCAAAATGAGTACTTTAACTATAAAAACTTTATTTACGGCTACTGCTGTTACCCTCTCGACAGCTTTTATCGCGACCCAACCAGTACAAGCCTTCGGTTTCACCCCGTCAAGCGGTTTCACCACGTTAACCAGTGACTGGCATATAGTGCAGGACTCCTTTAAGGATGGAACAGGTGGTGGTATCGTCGGCACGAACAGCGATTTTGAAATGTTTGGCATGGCAGCCAAAGTTGAAAACGGCTACGCTCATTTTGCGTTTAATGGCAACCTGGGACTCGACAAGAGTGGTGGTATTGGACAAGGGGACTTATTCTTTAACTTCACAGGTAAGAGCTTCAAAGAGGCGAGTGCTGCCGAGAAGTTGTTGGGTGTTCATTTTGCCCCGAATGACGCTGGCAATGGCTCTCTAGCCAATGGTCTCTATGAAAATGTGAGCGCTAAAAGCGTAACGAAATGGAACAGTGGTCACAGCGGATTTCAAAGTTATCGGAATTCTGTAGCTGACAAGGGGGGAACCGTAGATTTTGGAGATTTAACGGCTGCGGAAGCTCAGGAATATCTGACAGCTTTTGAGGGTGGACATGAAGACGGTAACCACAGTATTCAAAATGTGATTAAAACTGGAGATAAAGTTGCTAATGACGGTTTTGCCTTCTTGACTGAAGCTGAACTTGCTGGTCTTGATTTTGGCTCGAATCACGTAGCAAAAGCACAGACATTTGGATTTAAGTTCGATGCCAGCAAGTTGCCTACCGGACAAGCCCTACTGACTTTAATGCACGAGTGTATCAACGATGGTATGGCGATGGCAGTTGAGTTTGAAGAGGAGCCTACCGTTGGTGTTCCTGAACCGACTAGCATCCTCACTTTAGGTCTGATGGGTTTGGGATTAGCGGGTGGTCAACTCCGCAAGAAAAATTCGTAGATGATATGACGTTGGGTTAAGCATCAGTCGCTGCAACCGTTACAGAAGCAATCTTGACAAGTGTTAAGATTGCTTTCTTATTGATGAATGGTTTTTACGGATAAAGAGCGCAGTCGATTGAAGGCTGCTGCTAACTCAAAGGGGCGAAATTCGACTAAGTTTCCTTCGCGAAACCGGGTTAGCGCGTCTAAACCTCCTTCTTGAATATCGGCAAAAATGGCTTCTAGGGTTTCTGCAAGGGTGTATTGGCCATTGAGATAGTTTTCTTTAGCATAAACCATGGCTTCGGCGATCGCCTTTAATTGCCCGACTTCAACCAACTGTTCGACATCAGCTAAATCAATGGAGTCTGTACCAAAGACGACTTGATTTACATCTCGTACCTTGAGCTTCACGGATTTATGCCCCTGACTGGGGTCTACACTCGCTCCTATGGGGATTCTGGGGGAATTTTGACCAAAATGGTCTCCACCTTCAATTTGTCGGTCTGTGGGGTATTTTTCGGCGATCGCCTGGGCTGCTTCTGTCAAGTCTTCAGGGACAAAATGATTCATGGAAATCACTGTATCTGCTACATCAAAATAGTCCCCACTTCCACCAATCACCAAGAGGGTAGACACCGCATAATCTCCATAGAGTTGGCGCACCTTATCAATGAGGGGGGTAATGGGTTCGGAGGTTTTGGCAATCAAGGCTTGCATTCGGCGATCGCGAATCATAAAATTAGTGGCAGCGGTATCCTCATCCACCAAAAACAGTTTTGCCCCAACTTCGAGTGCCTCCATCATGTTTGCGGCTTGGGAGGTACTACCACTAGCATTGGGGGTAGAAAAAGCTTTAGTCTCCAAATTTTGGGGTAAATCCTGAATAAAGGGGGAAATATCCACCCCTGTGATGGAACGGCCATCTTCTGCTCTAATCTTAACTGAGCGGCGATCGCTAACTACAAATTCCCGGCCATCCCCCGGAATATGATTATAAATCCCCAATTCGATCGCCTTTAACAGCGTTGATTTACCATGGTATCCCCCTCCCACAATTAAGGTTACTCCTTGAGGAATTCCCATTCCCGTGAGTCTTCCTTGGTTGGGTGTTTCTAGAGTCACGCGTAGGGACTCTGGAGACTCAAATGGAACGGCTCGATCTACCAATCCCCGTCGATCCACTCCACTGCGACGAGGTAAAATTGACCCATCAGCCACAAACGCCACTAACTGATTTTGGCTTAATTGCGATCGCAAGGCTTCTGCATCTTCTACCGTTTCGATATGCTTTTGTAGTTCCTCAGCCAGTAAGTTCTGATATTTCAGGGATTGTTCTACAATTTCTGGCACATCTTCACACAATAATCCCCCCGCTTGATACCCCAAAATCCGCCGACCTTGGGCCGGCAAGCCCACAGTAAAGCGGGCTTCTATACCTTGTTGTGTCAAAATTATAGACGTGCGAGATAACACTTCTTGACCGACACGAAGCATCTGAATCAGACCACTATTTCCTGTCCCTCGGCGATCGCTAAGTTGGGTACAGATTTGACAAAATTGACGCGTCAAATAGTCACATAAGGCGATCGCCCGACTACGGTTTTGATACGTTTGTAGAGGAAAACCGGCCACTTCATAGGACATCAACACCCGCACCTGACTGGGAGCAGCAAAGGGATCGCCCTGCACTCGATCAATGCAGAGCAGGAATTCGGGGAACTGGTAGCGACCACGAATATCTTTATATGCTTTATAACTGCGATCGTTCAATTGGTGGAGCAGTTGACGTAAATGCAGTTGATCGGCCATAGTTCAACAATTAATCATTAATAATGACCTCTCCCTTTTAGGGAGAGGTCTGACATAACTATTATGGACGATCGAGAGCATTGATACCAGACTGTAGTGTGACTCGTTTCTGAAAAAGTGGAAGCCACTTAATGGCTAAAACGTAAACAGAACAAGGATTCTATTGAACCTTGATAACTCAATTTCCGTGATGGTGAAAGTCCATCTCCGTAGATGTTGCGGTGACAGCATAACCCCCATCTCAAAGAACTGGTAATCCTTTAGGATGAAGCGGGGTTAAACGGCGGTAACTCTGAATCCGACAGAGAATCCCGTCTAGCATCTAGTTATGGGTAGGTATACGAACTCCCGTTTGAACCACCGTCAGGCATAAGTTGCCTATTCGGTTTGTTGGCAACAGACAAAAGTCAACAGTCCAAAGTGCCAGAAGATTTGCCGTTCTTAACTGGAAACATTCACAAGGACTCGGTGGATAGAGAGACTCTAAAGCTAGGAACAACGGAAATTGGGAACGAGATAACCCCTATTAATCTCTTGAGATAGGTCGATAACTCAAGTAGTAACCAGCGCAAGATTTATAGGGATAAGGATGACTCAAGAAGCAAACGCCAAGTTGTAACGATTTGGATACGCTGACGTGAGTCCGGTTGAATGGATTGAATAGTCCCAATATGGAACCCGAATGGGAAGCCAAGTTTGAACCCAACAGCTATGGATTCAGACCAGGACGCTCAGCCCATGACGCGATCGTAGCAATCTATTTAGCAATTAACAAAAAAACCAAGTGGGTCTTAGATGCTGACATTGCTAAATGCTTCGATAAAATCAATCACGATAAACTCCTGCAAAAACTCGGAACCTACCCCAAGTTAAGACAACAAATTAAAGCTTGGTTAAAGTCTGGAGTTATTCAAGGAAATTCTTGGTTTCCAACCAAGGAAGGGACACCGCAAGGAGGGGTAATCAGCCCTCTTCTGGCAAATATTGCTCTCCATGGTATGGAAGAAGCGGTCAAACAATTTGCCGCGTCATTTCCAGGAAATAAACGGGACAATAAACTATCCTTGTCACTCATTAGATATGCAGATGATTTTGTCATACTGCACAAAGAACAAAAGGTGATTGAGGAATGTAAAAAGATAATCTCAGATTGGTT
This sequence is a window from Roseofilum reptotaenium CS-1145. Protein-coding genes within it:
- a CDS encoding FAD-binding oxidoreductase encodes the protein MISPQLENHWNEFVSGLEDIEWTTQPNQVAKLSQDYFHFSPILQPLLGEKRADVVVRPINEAQVLRVVKVCVKYKIPITVRGAGTGNYGQCVPLEGGVVLDLTRINQILEIKPGWVRAEPGAKLAQINKLAAEIGWELRLLPSTYRTATLGGFIAGGSGGIGSILYGWLGDRGNVLAAKVVTLEEEPQVLELRGDDVQQVNHAYGTNGIIIELELPLAPSYPWTEGIFVFSDFMAAARFSQQLGEADGLIAKLISLHAWPLPSYFTALKSYLPDGKHAVLLIFDYSGLVGVQALAQEFQGEITYISLTAEKSLNLGEFTWNHTTLHARTADPNLTYLQSRFPCDPKLELVQQFYEQYGEEVMMHLEIVRFQGRVAPCGLEVVKFTSEERLQEIMGDRENHGVSIFNPHTYILEDGGSRTINPLQVNFKQKVDPYGLLNPGKMRGWLDQIN
- a CDS encoding papain fold toxin domain-containing protein, with amino-acid sequence MTKLCTTDDEIYQRITTIAGSFQLFECEVCAQAIQEFLIYSGISGLYLGKAALSQFQTFLDGYTFALRQLKIPVSQEEQEFEGFHIKSVE
- a CDS encoding ABC-ATPase domain-containing protein, whose protein sequence is MADQLHLRQLLHQLNDRSYKAYKDIRGRYQFPEFLLCIDRVQGDPFAAPSQVRVLMSYEVAGFPLQTYQNRSRAIALCDYLTRQFCQICTQLSDRRGTGNSGLIQMLRVGQEVLSRTSIILTQQGIEARFTVGLPAQGRRILGYQAGGLLCEDVPEIVEQSLKYQNLLAEELQKHIETVEDAEALRSQLSQNQLVAFVADGSILPRRSGVDRRGLVDRAVPFESPESLRVTLETPNQGRLTGMGIPQGVTLIVGGGYHGKSTLLKAIELGIYNHIPGDGREFVVSDRRSVKIRAEDGRSITGVDISPFIQDLPQNLETKAFSTPNASGSTSQAANMMEALEVGAKLFLVDEDTAATNFMIRDRRMQALIAKTSEPITPLIDKVRQLYGDYAVSTLLVIGGSGDYFDVADTVISMNHFVPEDLTEAAQAIAEKYPTDRQIEGGDHFGQNSPRIPIGASVDPSQGHKSVKLKVRDVNQVVFGTDSIDLADVEQLVEVGQLKAIAEAMVYAKENYLNGQYTLAETLEAIFADIQEGGLDALTRFREGNLVEFRPFELAAAFNRLRSLSVKTIHQ
- a CDS encoding SPFH domain-containing protein — encoded protein: MKFRPLITSGFLAAILGASLSFLSSCGVLPGTSVKRIPPGYVGLKVELYGNNRGVQNATISTGKVWYNGYSEEIIVFPDHVQYYILTASVDEGSPKDESITFGVGGTTVNADVSLSYFFNTTQIKDFYGKYLKDPEQFKGTLVRSETRNCFNQSATNYKPEEILGSQQSKLLKEVQTCLTDKFGPVGVNFESVGFVSKPRFDQSIEAQITARFQAEQRAIAAQAQLEVAEAEAKQKEIEARGDAEVAKIQASSITSMTLELRQIELQEKMIEKWNGVLPIYQGTPAPFPSFNVEAEQQ
- a CDS encoding XDD3 family exosortase-dependent surface protein — translated: MSTLTIKTLFTATAVTLSTAFIATQPVQAFGFTPSSGFTTLTSDWHIVQDSFKDGTGGGIVGTNSDFEMFGMAAKVENGYAHFAFNGNLGLDKSGGIGQGDLFFNFTGKSFKEASAAEKLLGVHFAPNDAGNGSLANGLYENVSAKSVTKWNSGHSGFQSYRNSVADKGGTVDFGDLTAAEAQEYLTAFEGGHEDGNHSIQNVIKTGDKVANDGFAFLTEAELAGLDFGSNHVAKAQTFGFKFDASKLPTGQALLTLMHECINDGMAMAVEFEEEPTVGVPEPTSILTLGLMGLGLAGGQLRKKNS
- a CDS encoding tetratricopeptide repeat protein; this encodes MMLQDKNWQTYRDLKEVLSLNVRRQLFLAVCDDPNFCQYLVNQLDMESRCNGTPLDSEIPRWVTLELEADDPNLVHQIDRWYNVANHQEIQKSLPLSPNSPPRRRKDDWMKVSPLDLSPHVPREFSPGFQFFGVQRLMQKSPTQQWSFLQNLEYIAQRYLDLAWDWNLLIWIPRPWLFSIQQSVPRFWHCHTGLFEFVAEPLPTHSRGGGALKGQVKELAELPPQEEEEQKLGTGVRETQRPVVVKTDTLQEVQEAIAAQRKTLEELEEDAIARLDLLNDLGNLYWILSRKTTNREEGLAALKQAIQTYEQALSHPQIKSQPQGYTRLQNNLGIAYGELSRHENPVEGLEKAIAAYQSALSHQRKPADQSYDRVSDQDSQHYASTQNNLGTAYWNLAQHQEAAKNLKQAIAAYQEALKYYHPDRDALSYGMIQNNLGTAYWNLSRYHNSKDYLQLAIWSYQLALQYRTLETNPSGYTATQNNLGTTYWHLANQSDAPIEQKREHLKECIGAYQKVIEALENTKPEGSLNLTFDPIATHNNLGVALYQLAMSAHQVGSKDKSDILEPLELSLKHHIEAWTRWQNNPQMAHTALNYLLQAVRSIYNEGGIDAQNRALAQVPRNLLPEILNRL